A region of the Arcobacter sp. F155 genome:
ATTCAAAAATTGCTAATTAAAGCTAATAATACAAAATTAGTAGATATAAATTTTTCTATAAAAAACTCTACAGCACTCATAGGACAAAGTGGAAGTGGAAAGTCTTTAACTTTAAAAGCTATTTTAAATCTACTTCCCTCTTCTTTATCATGTGATAAAAAAATATCTTCTAGTTTTAACCTTGATTCTCAAACTATTGGTTTCATTCCCCAAAATCCTTTTACCTCTTTATCTCCTATGACTAAAATAAAAGATCAGTTTTTTTGTGAGGAAAAAAGAAAAGAAGAACTTTTAAAGTTAGTAAGTTTAGATACTTCACTTTTAAATCGTTTCCCAAAAGAGTTAAGTGGAGGACAACTTCAAAGAGTTGTTATAGCTATTGCTTTATCTAATGATGCTAAACTACTATTATTAGATGAACCAACCACAGCTTTAGACGAGACATCAAAAGAGACAATATTAAATCTAATAAAAGATATAAGTACTAAACTAGATTTACTTATTCTTTTTGTTACCCATGATATTGAATCAATAAAAGATTTATGTGAAGAACTTATTATTATAAAAAATGGTTCTATTATAGAACAAGGTTTAACAAAAGATATATTATCTAATCCAAAAGAGGATTACACGAAAAAGTTGATAAACTCAACATTTAAAAATAAAGAATTTAGGAAATAAAAATGATTAAATATTTTTTTGCTTTTATTATATTTGTAGGAGTAGCTATTTCAGGTTGGCTAATACATCTATATTCTGAAATAAGACATGATATTGATACTATTGTAAACTATAAACCAAATGTTACTACACAGTTTTATGACAAAAATGGAAAACTAATTGCAAATATTTTTGATAAAAAACATAGACTATATGTAAACTATGACAATATTCCAGCAAGAGTTGTTGAAGCATTAGTTGCAATTGAAGATACACAGTTCTTTGAACATGCAGGTGTAAACCCCGATGCTATCTCAAGAGCAATGATTAAAAATATTAAAGCAATGGGATATGTAGAAGGTGCAAGTACATTAACTCAACAACTTGTTAAAAGTATTGCCCTAACAAGAGAAAAGAAACTTATTAGAAAAATTAAAGAAGCTCTACTATCAATAAGACTTGAAACAATTCTGACAAAAGAGCAAATTTTAGAAAGATATTTAAATGAAGTATATTTTGGTCACGGTTATTATGGAATTAGAACTGCTGCAAAAGGTTACTTTAGAAAAGACTTATATGAGTTAAATATCAAAGAGATTGCAATTTTAGTTGGACTACCTAAAGCTCCAAGTTTCTATGACCCAACAAGAAATTTAAAATATTCACTTACAAGAGCAAACCAAGTAGTAAGCAGAATGCATAAGTTAGGTTGGATTAATGAAACACAATATAATGAAGCAATAAATTACATCCCAACTATTTATGATGATACTCTAACTCAAAATAAAGCTCCTTATATTATCGATTATGCATTAAAACTTTTAAAGAAAGATATTCCAGATATTAAAACTGGTGGATATATTGTTAACCTAACTATTGATTTAGAAGCACAAAGAATTGGTAGAGAGTCTTTAAAAGTTGCCTATGACAAAATTTTAGCTAGAGATAAATGGCTGCAAAGAAATCCTAAAAACAATGTTGACATAAATGGAGAACCTGTAGATGAAGGTTACTTTATTAATACACTAAATGGTGCATTAGTTTCTATTGAAAATAATACTGGAAAAATTCTTGCTCTTGTTGGAGGAATTGATTATAAAGAATCAAACTTTAATAGAGTAGTTCAAAGTGAGAGACAACCTGGTTCTGCAATTAAACCATTTTTATATCATACTGCTATTGAGTTAGGATATTCTCCTGCTTCTCAAGTTGCTGATATTGGTAGAACATATGAATATAAAGTTGGAGAAGAAGAAAAAAAGTGGAAACCTAAAAATTATGGGGGAACATTTAAAGGTGTTATTACATTAAGAGAAGCTCTAATGAAATCAAGAAATCTTGCTACTATCAACTTAGTTACTGATGTAGGTATTAATGAAATGTATAAAGGTTTAGAATCTTATGGAATAACAGGTATTCCAAGAGACTTATCTATTACATTAGGTTCATTCTCTATTTCACCATTAAATTTAAGTAAAGCCTTTTCATTTATATCAAATGATGGAACACAAGTAGAACCATACTTAATTAATTCAATTACAAACCTAAAAAATGAAACAATAACTTTTGAACCTCAATATAAATACATTAGTTCCCCTGAACAAGTTTTCCTAACAAAATCAATTATGCATGATACTGTAGTTAGAGGAACAGGAAGAAAAGCAAGAGTAAAAGGTATTGAACTAGCTGGAAAAACAGGAACTACAAATGATAATATTGATGCTTGGTTCTGTGGTTTCTCGCCTACAATTCAAACAGTTGTTTATTTTGGTAAAGATAATAATACACCTATGAGAAGAAGTGAGACTGGTGGTACTACAGCAGGTCCTGCTTTTGCAAACTTCTATAAAGAGTATATCCAGATTCATCCAGAAATAGAAAGAAAATTTAAGAAGCCAGATGGAGTTAAAACTTCAGTTATAAATGGTAGAAAAGAGTACTATACAGATAAGTCACCTTTACCAGAATTAGATTCTATTCCTACAAATAATAATTCGCAACAACAAACTATTCAATTCTAAATTTATATTAAATAAAAATTAGGCATAAAAAAAGGTAAGTTCATATGAACTTACCTTTTTTATTTTACTATTTTTGCTATTAGCAAGAATAAGTTGATTTAAATTCAAACGCAGTTGGTCTAGCTTCGTCTGGCCAAACTTGAGTTTCAAATTTATAGTGTTGATATGTATCAATCATATCTTGAGTAAATACTGGTTTTAAGAAATCGTTATCTCTAATTAATGCTTCTAATGAACCTCTTAATGTATGAGGCATTTGAGGAATTTTTCTCTCTCTAATTTCATCTAAAGGCATTTCGAATAAATCTTCATCCATTGGGCCAATAGGTTCAGTTTTGTTAGCAATTCCATCAAGACCAGCCATTAACATAGCAGCAAATGCTAAGTAAGGACAAGCAGTTGAATCTGGGAATCTCATTTCGATTCTTGTTGCTTTTTCACCTGCTCCATAAGGAATTCTACAAGATGCAGATCTATTTTGAGAAGAGTAAGTTAAGATTGAAGGAGCTTCAAATCCTGGGATTAATCTTTTATAAGAGTTTGTTGATGGGTTAGTAAACGCAGCAACTGCTCTAGCATGTTTGAAGATACCACCTACATAGTGTCTTGCCATATCTGAAAGGTTTCCGTACTCACCCTCTTTGTAGAATAAGTTTTTACCATCTTTCCAGATTGATTGGTGTACGTGCATACCATTACCATTATCACCAAATAGTGGTTTTGGCATAAATGTAGCAGATTTACCATTTAAGTGAGCTACCATTTTTACAACATACTTATATTTTTGTACGTTATCAGCTGCTTCAATTAAATCTCCAAATACGATACCAATCTCACCTTGTGCTTGTGCAACTTCGTGGTGTCCAAGAACAACTTCTAAACCAACTTGCTCTAAGATTTGCATCATTTCTGCTCTTAAGTCTACCATTGAATCTGTTGGTTGAACTGGGAAGTATCCACCTTTAGTTCTAGGTCTATGACCCATGTTACCCATTTCATAATCAGTATCATCTGACCAACAACCCTCTTCTGAATCTACTCTATAGTAAGACTCATTGATGTCATCTCTAATTTTTACGTCATCGAAAATAAAGAATTCATTTTCTGGTCCAAAGTATGCTACATCACCGATTCCAGCTTCAGCTAAATGCTCTAATGATTTCTTAGCAATAGATCTTGGACATTTTTCATACATTTGACCTTTATAGATATCATAAACATCACAAAATACGATAATTGTAGAATCAGCAGTAAATGGATCTAAGAAAGCAGTCTCTACATCTGGCTTTAAAATCATATCTGATTTATTAATTGGTTGCCATGCATCTACTGATGAACCATCAAAAGGCATACCACCTTCTAATTGCTCTGCACTTACAGCATTCATCATGTAAGTTAAGTGATGCCACATACCCTTAAGATCAGAGAATCTAAAATCAACAAATTTTACTTCGTTCTCTTCACAAAATTTGAAAAACTCTTCAGTGTTGTTAACAAATTTTCCCATTATTATTACTCCTTGAAATTGTTATGGTCTATTGTAGCTAAATAAAAAAAATATAAGATAAAAAAACTGTATAAAAAATATACAATGTAATATTTTTTATATTATTTTAATAGTATTATTTGTTTAGAAATTAACTACTATCTTTTCTCTGTTTTTAAATTTTATACAAGTTGTATAACCAATATCCTTTGCTAGTTTACTTACCTCATCATACTTAAATCCTATTTGCTCAATTTCATGAGCATCTGAAGAGAAAGTGATAGGAATATCTAACTCAAATGCTAACTCTAATAATTCCTTTGAAGGATAAGTCTGAGCTATTGGTTTTCTTAAACCTGCTGCATTTATTTCTAATACCATATTAGCTTTTTTGATTTCTTCCATTGCTTTTTTTGCAATAGATTTTATATCTTTGTTTGGTAAATACTTGAATACTTTTATTAAATCTAAGTGTCCTACCATATCAAATAGTCTTGATTTTGCAAGTTCTTCAATTGCTTGAAAGTAATCAATCCAAATATCATCAATATTTTTTTCTTTGTACTTACCAATAAATTCAGGATTATCAAAACCCCAAAGAGAGTTGTTTTTTTCTTGTATAAAGTGAACAGAGCCAATAAGATAGTCAACATCTGCTTTTAAAATTTCATCTAACATAAGATTTTTGTCTTGCATAAAATCTACTTCATAAGCAAGAAGTATCTCAATTTTATCTTTATATTTATTTTGTAAAAACTTTACATCATTCTCATAAAACTCTTTTTGAGATATATCCATTCTATATTTTGGATCAAAAGGCATAGGAGCATGGTCTGAAAAACCAAATACATCAATTCCTACTTCTATTGCTCTTTTTATATACTCTTCTGTAGTTCCATTTGCATGATTACATAAAAAGGTGTGATTATGTAAATCAACTCTTTGTTTTAAGATACTCAATTTAGGATACCTGAACCTTGAATTTTTGTACTTCTATCTTCTGCATAAACTCTTTTTCCATCAATAATATCATACTTCCAGATTGGAGCTTGTGCTTTAAAGTCCTCTACGAATTCATCTATCATCTCTAAAGCAACTCTTCTTTTAGGAGAACAAACAGCTGCAATATAAGAACTCTCATGATTTAAAACATCACCTCTTGAGTGAGCCATTAAAACAATTGCATTCTTTTCATTTGCTTTTTTTTGCCAAGAATCAAACCAAGAGTTTAAGATAGGTTCATATATATCAAATGATAATCCATCAATTGAATTTTCATCTCTAACAACACCAACAAAAGTTATGATTGCTCCATAGTTAGAAGATTTAAACTCTTCATACCAAGAGTTTGTTATTTGTTCTACAGGAAGTGAACCTTCAAATAGTTGTAACTTTTCCACTTCTAATTATCCACCACATACAGGAGGTAATAATGAAACTTTATCTCCATCACTTAATGCTACATCTTTTGATGCAACTAATGTATCATTTACAGCAACTGCACATGTCTCTAACCATTTAGAAACATCTTGGTCTTCTTTTAATAATGCACCTAATTCATTTAAATTAGAAATTTCAACATCTAATGCTTCTTTATTGATTGGGCCAAGAAATTCTACTTTAACCATATTTAACCCCTTATTTACTAAATTTCATGTATTATATCAAATTTAATTTAAGTTAGGATGACCTAAATCAATGTTATTTGCTAAAATAGATTTTATTAATTTACTACCGTTTCATGTATTTATAAAGAAAAATATTAAATCCAATCAAGTTAAAGCTATCATAGAGTATAAAAAATCTTACCCTTC
Encoded here:
- a CDS encoding ATP-binding cassette domain-containing protein, translating into MSNAVDIQKLLIKANNTKLVDINFSIKNSTALIGQSGSGKSLTLKAILNLLPSSLSCDKKISSSFNLDSQTIGFIPQNPFTSLSPMTKIKDQFFCEEKRKEELLKLVSLDTSLLNRFPKELSGGQLQRVVIAIALSNDAKLLLLDEPTTALDETSKETILNLIKDISTKLDLLILFVTHDIESIKDLCEELIIIKNGSIIEQGLTKDILSNPKEDYTKKLINSTFKNKEFRK
- the glnA gene encoding type I glutamate--ammonia ligase translates to MGKFVNNTEEFFKFCEENEVKFVDFRFSDLKGMWHHLTYMMNAVSAEQLEGGMPFDGSSVDAWQPINKSDMILKPDVETAFLDPFTADSTIIVFCDVYDIYKGQMYEKCPRSIAKKSLEHLAEAGIGDVAYFGPENEFFIFDDVKIRDDINESYYRVDSEEGCWSDDTDYEMGNMGHRPRTKGGYFPVQPTDSMVDLRAEMMQILEQVGLEVVLGHHEVAQAQGEIGIVFGDLIEAADNVQKYKYVVKMVAHLNGKSATFMPKPLFGDNGNGMHVHQSIWKDGKNLFYKEGEYGNLSDMARHYVGGIFKHARAVAAFTNPSTNSYKRLIPGFEAPSILTYSSQNRSASCRIPYGAGEKATRIEMRFPDSTACPYLAFAAMLMAGLDGIANKTEPIGPMDEDLFEMPLDEIRERKIPQMPHTLRGSLEALIRDNDFLKPVFTQDMIDTYQHYKFETQVWPDEARPTAFEFKSTYSC
- a CDS encoding histidinol-phosphatase, translated to MSILKQRVDLHNHTFLCNHANGTTEEYIKRAIEVGIDVFGFSDHAPMPFDPKYRMDISQKEFYENDVKFLQNKYKDKIEILLAYEVDFMQDKNLMLDEILKADVDYLIGSVHFIQEKNNSLWGFDNPEFIGKYKEKNIDDIWIDYFQAIEELAKSRLFDMVGHLDLIKVFKYLPNKDIKSIAKKAMEEIKKANMVLEINAAGLRKPIAQTYPSKELLELAFELDIPITFSSDAHEIEQIGFKYDEVSKLAKDIGYTTCIKFKNREKIVVNF
- a CDS encoding MoaD/ThiS family protein encodes the protein MVKVEFLGPINKEALDVEISNLNELGALLKEDQDVSKWLETCAVAVNDTLVASKDVALSDGDKVSLLPPVCGG
- a CDS encoding penicillin-binding protein 1A gives rise to the protein MIKYFFAFIIFVGVAISGWLIHLYSEIRHDIDTIVNYKPNVTTQFYDKNGKLIANIFDKKHRLYVNYDNIPARVVEALVAIEDTQFFEHAGVNPDAISRAMIKNIKAMGYVEGASTLTQQLVKSIALTREKKLIRKIKEALLSIRLETILTKEQILERYLNEVYFGHGYYGIRTAAKGYFRKDLYELNIKEIAILVGLPKAPSFYDPTRNLKYSLTRANQVVSRMHKLGWINETQYNEAINYIPTIYDDTLTQNKAPYIIDYALKLLKKDIPDIKTGGYIVNLTIDLEAQRIGRESLKVAYDKILARDKWLQRNPKNNVDINGEPVDEGYFINTLNGALVSIENNTGKILALVGGIDYKESNFNRVVQSERQPGSAIKPFLYHTAIELGYSPASQVADIGRTYEYKVGEEEKKWKPKNYGGTFKGVITLREALMKSRNLATINLVTDVGINEMYKGLESYGITGIPRDLSITLGSFSISPLNLSKAFSFISNDGTQVEPYLINSITNLKNETITFEPQYKYISSPEQVFLTKSIMHDTVVRGTGRKARVKGIELAGKTGTTNDNIDAWFCGFSPTIQTVVYFGKDNNTPMRRSETGGTTAGPAFANFYKEYIQIHPEIERKFKKPDGVKTSVINGRKEYYTDKSPLPELDSIPTNNNSQQQTIQF
- a CDS encoding molybdenum cofactor biosynthesis protein MoaE; translation: MEKLQLFEGSLPVEQITNSWYEEFKSSNYGAIITFVGVVRDENSIDGLSFDIYEPILNSWFDSWQKKANEKNAIVLMAHSRGDVLNHESSYIAAVCSPKRRVALEMIDEFVEDFKAQAPIWKYDIIDGKRVYAEDRSTKIQGSGILN